The nucleotide sequence ATTCGATCGCTGGTTGAATCCGGTGTGTCTCCGTCTGATCCGGCATTAACCAAAGCGGGTGAATGGCTTTTAGACAAACAGATTCTCAGCTACGGAGATTGGGCGGTTAAAAACACCGAAGGAAAACCCGGAGCGTGGGCGTTTGAGTTCGAGAATCGCTTTTACCCGGATGTTGATGATTCGGCAGTCATCGTGATGGCGCTGGATCTGCTTCAGATGCCGGATGAAGCTTTGAAGCAACAAGCGATCGTGCGGTGTGTGAATTGGATTAGCACGATGCAGTGTAAGCCCGGAGGCTGGGCAGCGTTTGATCTCGATAACGATCAAGACTGGCTAAACGCGATGCCTTACGGGGATCTTAAAGCCATGATTGATCCGAATACTGCGGATGTGACGGCTCGTGTTTTAGAGATGTTCGGTCAGCTTCAAACCGGAGATGCCAAACGTTGTGCAACTTTAACACCGGAAAGAATCGATCGTGCTTTAGCGTACTTGATGCGCGAACAGGAAGCGGACGGCTCTTGGTTTGGGCGCTGGGGTGTGAATTACATTTACGGAACGAGTGGCGTTTTAGTGGCATTGTCGAAGGCGGCTCCGAAGTCACATCGAACCAGCATTCGACGGGGAGCGACTTGGCTTGTGCGATCGCAAAATCCTGATGGCGGCTGGGGTGAAACTTGCGAAAGCTACAAAAATCCAGCGCTCAAAGGGAAAGGCGACAGTACCGCATCTCAAACCGCTTGGGCAGTGATTGGATTGTTGGCGGCGGGAGATGCCACTGGGGATTATGAGTGGGACGCGATCGACAAAGGAATCGCTTATCTGATTGAGACTCAGAAAGATGGCGCGTGGAATGAAGACTGCTTTACAGGTACAGGATTTCCAGGACATTTTTATCTGAAGTATCACCTGTATCAGCAGCATTTTTCGCTGACAGCTTTGGGGCGATATCAGATGAGTTTGCAGCAGCGATCGGCGTTGAAAGTGCCGTTGAATCTGAAGGTGAGAGAAGTCGTTCTGGAATCGGGAGAGGCTTAGAGAAGGGCGATCGATAGAACGGATTTGCTCCGTTTTAGGTAGTTCTTGCCTCCTAAATCCCCCACAAGTGGGGGACTTTGAGAAGAAATCTGATCAGCTTTGGAAGCAGACTTGTCATCAATTTTCATTTAGGTTCTTCTCAAGAGTGTTAACACAATTTCAGGGTTGCATATTACTTCAAAGTTCCCCATTCATGGGGGATCTAGGGGGTTGAAGCTGTCCAAAACGAAGCGAAAAACTTATGTCAAAGTTCCACTAAAGCAACGCAGTACAATTCAACGATCGCACCTCCATCGCGTCCGAGATATAGCACGATCCGCCAAATCGGTTGAGAATTGGGCGGATTTTCTCGATCGCATCCTTCAACTGTTCTGGCGCACAAAACGCAATAATATACGCCATTTCAATCATTTCGTCGCTTCCAGAAACCCCGCTACTTTCAAGATTGCGGAACACAGTATAGCGATCAATTTCGGATTGCTTCAGGCTATTGAGAATTTTTGGAAGCTCGATCGAATCTGAGATGATTTCAATCCGTTTAACAGCGTGCATAACTTTACCAAAGAAGAGTAATTCCGTATTCGTACAATGGAATTCCGATCAGAATATTGAACGGAAACGTGACCGCAAGCGCTGCAGAAATATAAAAGCTAGGATTAGCTTCTGGAACCGTTAAACGCATCGCTGCGGGAACCGCAATATAAGACGCACTTGCACATAACACCGCAAACAAAAGTGCATCCCCCGAAGACAGCGAGATCGCTTTTGCGAGAAAGATGGCGATCGTCGCATTTAGCATCGGGATCAACACCCCAAACGACACCAAAAACGTCCCAGTTTTCTGTAGTTCTTGAATTCGCTTTGCCGCGACCAGTCCCATATCTAGCAAGAAGAAGGTCAGCACTCCGTAAAACATATCTTGCGTAAACGGTTTCAACGTCTGCCAGCCATGCTCTCCAGTGATAAAACCGATCGCTACACTCCCCACCAACAGAAACACCGAACCGTTAAAAAATGCTTCTCGCAGCACCTCCGACCATTGAATCGGCTCATCACTAGCACGATCGGTAAACACATTCACCAAAATTAAGCCAATAATGATCGCAGGTGACTCCATGAGCGCCAATGCTGCGACCATGTAACCGTTATAAGCAATCTGAAGCTGATCGAGAAATGATCCAGCCGTAATAAACGTCACCGCACTGATTGATCCGTAAGTCGCCGCGAGCGCTGCTGAATTATAGGGATCTAAGCGCGATCGCAAAATGAAAAACGTATAGATTGGAACAGCAATCGCCATTACGATCGCAGCGCTCAACGTCACGATAACCGCTTGGCTAATCCCGCTCCGCGCCAGCTCTACGCCACCTTTAAACCCGATCGACAGTAGCAAATACAGCGAAAACAACTTCGGAATGGGTGCGGGAATATCAAGATCCGATTTCACCAAAACCGCCAGCATTCCTAGAAAAAAGAACAACACAGGCGGATTCAGAAAGTTAGAAACGATCAGGGTAAAGTCCATTCACAGAAAAAATAACGTTACCTTCCATTCAAACGGGGAATGGCGATCGAGGCAAGAACGCACAATCTTTACGACTTCTTGACCAGAGCTTAACCCGCTTTCAGAAAACAGTGGGTACGATCGCGCCTGTAGCTAACCCCCTGGAGCTTCTGATTATGACAAAAACTCTGGATCAATCGAACGATCGTGCCACTAAATCGGGTACAGAAAATTCTCCGAATAGCCCATCCTTTAACTTTGAGCTTTGGGCAAAACAATTGCGTCCTCAACTTCTAGCGTCTTTGTACAAACATAAATAGTACAAAACACAAATAGAACTGATGCTGAGCTAACGTCCGGCTTTGAGAGTTTGCTCAGCAGTCAATTGCAGGGTTGAGAATGCGGGAGAAACGATCGTATCGGTATGTTTGAACTTCCCTACTTCCCGATAACGATCGTTCTCAAGTTGCAGCACTGTAATTATTGATTGCGCTGGATCAATCAGCCAATATTCAGAAATACCACGCTCAGCGTACTCTTTGCGCTTATCAACGTAATCGCGCTCTCTAGATTGCTGATCGCTGCTTGAAACAACCTCGACCACGAGCAAAGGAGGCGGCATTTCAGGTCTCAACACATTTCCTCCGGCAAGAATTGCAACGGCAGATTCTTCGGTATGAACAATTAAGTCAGGTTGTCGCGCTGTTACCTTGGTAGAACGGGTAGCAATCTGATGCCCGATTGCTACCCGATAAGAGGGAATTCCCCATTTCTAAAAACCTGGCAAAAAGAAAGCTTGCAATCACAACGTTGAGTGGATTCTCCGGAGCCATTGCTACTAATTCTCCGTTTACTAACTCATAGCGAGTATCAGTTCCGTCGTCATAGTTAAGGTATTCCTCAAAAGTTCCAAACCGCCGCTTTGCCTGCGTCATGAGAATTCGCCTCCCAACTGCGTCAAGAACTGCATTGCTTTTGCCACTGAACTTGCACAATCGTAAGGGGAAGTCTCATAGAACGATCGCCAAGCAGAGCTTTTGTATTCATCATAGCGATCGCGATGCTCTGGATGTCGATCAAGCCATGCCAACCGCACCGCGTGACCAATTAGAACATCCATCACAATGTATTCTTCGACTTTGAACTCTGGGTTACGTTGTGCGATCGCTGAAAGTTCCATCAAAGCTTCCACATTCGCCTGACGATATTCGGGAGCTTGAATTTTGTTGAGCAGATGTTCGATTTTTAGTGCAAAGTTTTTCTCACCTGCGGTCATTTCGGTCGTAAGAAATTCACTCTCAAGCCGATTCCGCCGTTCTAGTTTGTCTCCGATAACTAACCCCTGACAGTGATGTAGCAGCTTCCATACGCTTGGGTAGAAGTCTTTGGGAACGCGATTGAGTGCCCCATCCACTTGACGTTTACGCCACCAGTTTTGGGCACTGGGTTCGATTTCGGTTTTATCAACCAGAATCACCCAATCGATCGCGCTGTTAGGCAATTTCACTTTCAGCGATTCTTGTTTCAGCAGCGCTTTGTTTAGATCGGCATAACCGACCACAATCTCACGCAGTCGAGTTTTAATTTCAAACGGACTTAAGCTCATCAGTTTCTCGTAAGCTTCATCCTGAGTCAGTTCTAACTCTTGCGCCAAATCGGTTGTAATCAACAAAATTAGATAGCCGACTCGTAAGGTTAACAGTCCCTGGAATAGTTTCGGTTCTGCTTTGATCAATAAGCTGAGATAGATAATTACTTCCTGAGTCAGTACCCGATCGCGGATATCTTCGCGGCAGAACTCACGAATCTTTTCTAAGACCTCCGTGTGTGGTAGCGGCTGCATAATCAATGAGTCTTCGCTGTAGGCACGTCCGATCGCAATCTGTTTCTGTCTCACTAAGATATCTGTGACAGCATCCGACAAGCCCACATCAATCTTATCGAGTAATCCTGCACATCGCCGTAAGATGCTCCAATACGGCGATCTCGTAGAATCCCCCTTACTTGCTTTCGTGTATAGTTCATTCAGCAAGTCTCGAACTGTCACTGATGACTGTGCCCCCGCAAATCCGGTTTCAAAGTTCAGTCCTTCTAGCCGCGCCAATGTTCCTAGTAGTTCAACTTGCTCATAAAGGTTCTGTGACGCTCGTAAGCTCTCCAACAGCACTTGAACATCAGTTTCATACTCTAGTTTGAATTCCTGCGCAATGCTCAATGGATGGGTACGATCGGGTTCAAATGCCAGGAAATAGCGAGACACACCCACTTCAGCGACTGATTTTGATTCAAACTGAAAGCCATGCAGCCAATCAATCCGCTCAGTTCCTGCTGTTCTGACAAACTGTTTAAGCTGACCCAACTGAACCGGAATGTCTCCGCATCGCCCCGCTTGAAGTTCTTGCACCAAATCTAACAATGCTTCTCGACCGAGTTCATACATTTCATGCGTTAGCAACAAGGTGACGATCGGGCGACCCACTTGTTGCCAATGTCGATGAATGTAGGCTAAATCGCTTTTGATGTTTGATACTAAAAAGTGATAGTCCAACGTTAGATAAAACCGTTCCGGCTCAAGAAACGAAGGCAGGACTACGATCGTTTCTCCTTGAATGCGATACACCCGTGCAGTGGTGAGACTCCGCATTCGTCGCTGCGGTCGTCCGGTCAGCGCCAATTTTTCGTTGCGTCCCACCTGGGTATAAGCAGCAGCCAATTCGCGTGCATGACGGACTTGAATTGGTTCCACCTGTTCGAGCGTTTGTGTGGTCACATTGTTTGCTGCAAGTTTAGCCTGTAGCGTTTCATCCTCTGCTAACAGTGCAATCTGAATCGTTGCTTTTCGGCGTTGTCCTCGACGTAAATAGCGCCCACAGGGATCAATATCTCCAACGGAAATCAATC is from Cyanobacteria bacterium FACHB-DQ100 and encodes:
- the shc gene encoding squalene--hopene cyclase, with the protein product MQERSLLTAIEASQQYLLSLQKPEGYWWAELESNVTITAETILLHKIWGTDQARPLHKAEDYLRSQQRDHGGWELYYNDGGDLSTTVEAYMALRLLGVAAADPALVRAKEFILARGGITKTRIFTKFHLALIGCFDWRGIPSLPPWIMFLPSLKVEIPNPFGTEPLFSGHTFSIYEMSSWARGSTVPLLIAFDRKPVFITNPAITLDELYTEGVHNAVYELPRKSDWTDLFLDLDRAFKFAEELNFMPLREEGIKAAEKWILERQEATGDWGGIIPAMINSLLALRCLGYNANDPFVARGLKAIDNFAIEEENSYRIQPCVSPVWDTGLVIRSLVESGVSPSDPALTKAGEWLLDKQILSYGDWAVKNTEGKPGAWAFEFENRFYPDVDDSAVIVMALDLLQMPDEALKQQAIVRCVNWISTMQCKPGGWAAFDLDNDQDWLNAMPYGDLKAMIDPNTADVTARVLEMFGQLQTGDAKRCATLTPERIDRALAYLMREQEADGSWFGRWGVNYIYGTSGVLVALSKAAPKSHRTSIRRGATWLVRSQNPDGGWGETCESYKNPALKGKGDSTASQTAWAVIGLLAAGDATGDYEWDAIDKGIAYLIETQKDGAWNEDCFTGTGFPGHFYLKYHLYQQHFSLTALGRYQMSLQQRSALKVPLNLKVREVVLESGEA
- a CDS encoding P-II family nitrogen regulator — protein: MHAVKRIEIISDSIELPKILNSLKQSEIDRYTVFRNLESSGVSGSDEMIEMAYIIAFCAPEQLKDAIEKIRPILNRFGGSCYISDAMEVRSLNCTALL
- a CDS encoding sodium-dependent bicarbonate transport family permease, translating into MDFTLIVSNFLNPPVLFFFLGMLAVLVKSDLDIPAPIPKLFSLYLLLSIGFKGGVELARSGISQAVIVTLSAAIVMAIAVPIYTFFILRSRLDPYNSAALAATYGSISAVTFITAGSFLDQLQIAYNGYMVAALALMESPAIIIGLILVNVFTDRASDEPIQWSEVLREAFFNGSVFLLVGSVAIGFITGEHGWQTLKPFTQDMFYGVLTFFLLDMGLVAAKRIQELQKTGTFLVSFGVLIPMLNATIAIFLAKAISLSSGDALLFAVLCASASYIAVPAAMRLTVPEANPSFYISAALAVTFPFNILIGIPLYEYGITLLW
- a CDS encoding glycoside hydrolase family 15 protein, which produces MATPAIDLANRLDRYYEEVRSIILSRQNPISGLLPASTAVNAHGDYTDAWVRDNVYSILAVWGLALAYRKLDDDRGRTYELEHSVVKLMRGLLFSMMQQAQKVEKFKHNQNPLDALHAKYDTATGSTVVGDDEWGHLQLDATSVFLLMLAQMTTSGLSIVYTCDEVNFVQNLVYYIGRTYRTPDYGIWERGNKINHGNPELNGSSVGMAKAALEAMNGLNLFGTQGGQSSVIHVLPDEIARCRTTLESLLPRESSSKEVDAALLSAIGFPAFAVEDIELVDRTRDKIIDLLQGRYGCKRFLRDGHQTVIEDTTRLHYEPFELKQFEHVECEWPLFFTYLALDGIFRGDRVQAQDYLDRLDALTVERDGVKLLPELFIVPESAIAAEKANPHSQTRIPNENIPLVWAQSLYMLAKMLHEGLISVGDIDPCGRYLRRGQRRKATIQIALLAEDETLQAKLAANNVTTQTLEQVEPIQVRHARELAAAYTQVGRNEKLALTGRPQRRMRSLTTARVYRIQGETIVVLPSFLEPERFYLTLDYHFLVSNIKSDLAYIHRHWQQVGRPIVTLLLTHEMYELGREALLDLVQELQAGRCGDIPVQLGQLKQFVRTAGTERIDWLHGFQFESKSVAEVGVSRYFLAFEPDRTHPLSIAQEFKLEYETDVQVLLESLRASQNLYEQVELLGTLARLEGLNFETGFAGAQSSVTVRDLLNELYTKASKGDSTRSPYWSILRRCAGLLDKIDVGLSDAVTDILVRQKQIAIGRAYSEDSLIMQPLPHTEVLEKIREFCREDIRDRVLTQEVIIYLSLLIKAEPKLFQGLLTLRVGYLILLITTDLAQELELTQDEAYEKLMSLSPFEIKTRLREIVVGYADLNKALLKQESLKVKLPNSAIDWVILVDKTEIEPSAQNWWRKRQVDGALNRVPKDFYPSVWKLLHHCQGLVIGDKLERRNRLESEFLTTEMTAGEKNFALKIEHLLNKIQAPEYRQANVEALMELSAIAQRNPEFKVEEYIVMDVLIGHAVRLAWLDRHPEHRDRYDEYKSSAWRSFYETSPYDCASSVAKAMQFLTQLGGEFS